One stretch of Arachis duranensis cultivar V14167 chromosome 1, aradu.V14167.gnm2.J7QH, whole genome shotgun sequence DNA includes these proteins:
- the LOC127747544 gene encoding GDSL esterase/lipase At1g20120-like has product MKLSTFNYVSPLLVLLYLLFVVTVAKSSQQPTYMNYSFPAVIAFGDSILDTGNNNYILTALRSNFKPYGRDFFGEESTGRFCNGRIPSDFYVEILGIKDSLPPYLDPDLEIEDLVSGVSFASAGSGYDPLTVELASVLSTEDQLEMFKEYIGKLKGAVGEERTAYILEKSIVLISMGSNDIAGTYFLTPYRKVHYNVKQYTRRLIRLTTRFILELYRLGARRIGTVSLSALGCIPMQRTVRGGIKRNCVEPVTKAAQVYNTMLNQSLMALKKTLSGSRIVYLDVHNSLNMLIQHPNQFGFESVDRACCGIASMELGPFCSTFSLKICKDASKYVFWDSYHPTERTYGILTSDLIKKTIDQFV; this is encoded by the exons ATGAAGCTTTCAACCTTCAATTATGTTTCTCCTCTTCTAGTTttgttgtatttattatttgttgtgACAGTAGCCAAATCGTCACAACAACCTACATATATGAACTATTCATTTCCCGCTGTTATAGCTTTTGGTGATTCAATCTTGGATACTGGCAACAACAATTATATTCTAACAGCTTTGAGGTCCAATTTTAAACCTTACGGCAGAGATTTCTTTGGAGAAGAATCCACCGGAAGGTTTTGCAATGGCAGAATTCCTTCAGATTTTTATG ttgaaATACTTGGAATTAAGGATTCCTTGCCACCTTATCTTGATCCAGATTTGGAGATTGAAGATCTCGTAAGTGGGGTGAGCTTTGCCTCTGCTGGTTCAGGATATGATCCTCTCACAGTTGAACTAGCT tCAGTGTTGTCAACAGAGGATCAATTAGAGATGTTCAAAGAATACATTGGAAAACTTAAGGGTGCTGTGGGAGAAGAAAGAACAGCTTACATTCTTGAAAAGAGCATAGTTCTCATCAGCATGGGAAGCAATGATATTGCAGGAACATATTTTCTCACACCATATAGGAAAGTCCATTACAATGTCAAACAATATACAAGAAGGCTTATCAGATTAACAACAAGATTTATATTG GAACTATATCGATTGGGAGCAAGAAGGATTGGAACAGTGAGCTTATCAGCATTAGGATGCATCCCAATGCAAAGGACAGTGAGAGGAGGCATAAAAAGGAATTGTGTGGAACCAGTAACAAAGGCTGCACAAGTCTACAATACCATGCTCAATCAATCACTTATGGCTCTCAAGAAGACCCTCTCTGGTTCCAGAATTGTATACCTTGATGTCCATAACTCACTCAATATGCTCATTCAACACCCCAATCAATTTG GGTTTGAGAGCGTGGATAGAGCATGCTGTGGCATTGCAAGTATGGAACTTGGCCCATTTTGTAGCACTTTCTCATTGAAAATATGCAAAGATGCATCCAAATATGTGTTCTGGGATAGTTATCACCCTACTGAGAGAACTTACGGCATTCTTACCTCAGATTTGATAAAAAAGACCATTGATCAATTTGTCTAA